A single Pan troglodytes isolate AG18354 chromosome X, NHGRI_mPanTro3-v2.0_pri, whole genome shotgun sequence DNA region contains:
- the LOC101059407 gene encoding uncharacterized protein LOC101059407 — MDREPGKVKKCCSKRQSVGETCPVHSGVDSQEDQDQDRIAAFALRAPPASPCVACWHPRPPRQLQVRLFILGQLRTGHLSCGAQGLPSRKHIGELAPPREGWAGNWTLRAAQRSENLWKSDLALGVLSQGHESPSGTENRWHSANTSRRRRMRPSSWGGHKVELQCNPAPRARPPDAPEVAALLRASREPPASPSLPQD, encoded by the exons ATGGATCGGGAACcaggaaaagtaaagaaatgctGCTCGAAAAGGCAGAGTGTAGGAGAGACCTGCCCGGTACACAGCGGCGTGGACTCCCAGGAAGACCAGGACCAGGACCGGATTGCGGCGTTCGCTCTCCGCGCGCCTCCAGCCTCCCCGTGCGTCGCATGCTGGCACCCCCGCCCACCGCGCCAGCTGCAGGTCAG ACTCTTCATCCTCGGTCAGCTCCGCACTGGCCACCTTAGCTGCGGAGCCCAGGGACTCCCGAGCCGCAAACACATTGGGGAACTTGCTCCTCCAAGGGAAGGCTGGGCCGGAAATTGGACCCTGCGCGCAGCCCAGAGGAGCGAAAACTTGTGGAAATCGGACCTTGCCCTCGGAGTCCTGAGTCAAGGACACGAGTCCCCAAGCGGCACGGAAAACAGGTGGCATTCAGCAAATACGTCACGGCGACGACGGATGCGGCCCTCCTCTTGGGGCGGCCACAAGGTGGAGCTACAGTGCAACCCTGCACCGCGCGCCCGGCCTCCGGACGCCCCCGAGGTGGCTGCTCTCCTGCGGGCCTCCCGCGAGCCTCCCGCGAGTCCTTCATTGCCGCAG